A window of Ardenticatena maritima contains these coding sequences:
- a CDS encoding 6-carboxytetrahydropterin synthase translates to MPEGFWDVDIERILKAPEGFVYEITLDMFFNARHFVVMNGVPGEVHTHSYRLQVRCRSRQLEQDSHVVVGYTAIRERMNQVVSAYNNQLLNDLPPFQRLQPTTENLAAVLFQQLERLLADLPVELVGVTVWESPTESVAFRLEPVEQERFQQEEASRALRRPDTRKRFYALMRAQQAASLKALQHGDDDEHRAQQAS, encoded by the coding sequence TTGCCTGAAGGGTTTTGGGACGTTGACATCGAGCGTATTTTGAAGGCCCCCGAAGGCTTTGTTTATGAAATCACGCTCGATATGTTCTTCAATGCGCGCCACTTTGTCGTGATGAATGGCGTACCGGGCGAGGTACATACGCATTCGTATCGGTTGCAAGTGCGCTGTCGCAGTCGGCAATTAGAACAAGACTCGCACGTTGTTGTGGGGTATACGGCTATTCGTGAGCGGATGAACCAGGTGGTCTCGGCGTATAACAACCAGTTGTTGAACGATTTGCCGCCTTTTCAGCGATTACAACCCACAACGGAAAACCTGGCGGCTGTACTTTTTCAGCAGTTGGAACGCTTGCTCGCCGATTTGCCGGTTGAGTTGGTCGGGGTGACGGTGTGGGAATCCCCGACGGAGTCTGTCGCGTTTCGGCTCGAACCGGTGGAGCAGGAGCGCTTTCAACAAGAAGAAGCCTCGCGCGCATTGCGACGACCGGATACGCGCAAACGGTTCTATGCGCTGATGCGTGCCCAGCAGGCGGCGAGTTTGAAAGCGTTGCAGCATGGAGACGATGATGAACACCGTGCGCAACAGGCAAGTTGA